TTTCCAACGCCAAAAATACTATTTTAGAGGCATGAAAAAGATTATCGCCCTCTCTATTACACTCTCTGCAGCAGCAACCCTCTTTACCGCATGCGGAAACGACTCCGCAAATTATGTGGGCCACTGGCAGGGTGAATCCAATATGGTTTTCGAAGTTTTGAGCAACGACAATCAGAACTTCACAATCCGCAACATCAATGGCGACCTTACCGCCAAGTTCGAAGACGGCAGAATCTGCGGCAAGAATTCCCTGGATATGCAGTATTGCATGACCGTCAAGGGAGACTCCGCTTACTATGAATTCGGCGGCATCACCACGGGTTACAAGCGTATCGGCCAGGCTGAATACGAACAGATCTTCGACAACCAGAAGAAGAGCATGCAGTAATCCTATAATACGGATTTTGCCGCTCTTTAAAAAATCTGACTTTATAAAGAAACCCCTCAGTAAAAATGAGGGGTTTCTTTTGTGCTTTAATCCAATATTATGGCAGCAGAACTACTCCAGTTTATTTGCGAATTCATCAAACCAGCTCACGAGCTTCAAAACCAAATTGGTCCAGCCTAGTTCTTGGCTTCGTTCAGCACTTCGACCACCAATTTTTCAACCATGGACTGGGAGGGAGCGCCGCTCCAGACACGCTTGATGTAACCGTTTTCATCCAGAAGCATCAAGGTGGGAACCGCCCTAATTCCATAGCGGCGCCACATTTCCTGGGTGGCATCGCGGTAGAGGGGGTACGGCGAAGCGTGCTGCTGCACATAGAAGGCATTCAGAGTCTTTGTATCTTCGTTAGAAATACCGATGACTTCCAGGCCCTTGGAGGCGTACTTGCCATACACATTGGCCAGCACAGGCAAGGTCTTACGGCAAGGGCCGCACCATGTAGCCCAGAAGTCCAGCAAGGTGGCCTTGGGCTTGGCGTTGCGCTTTTCGCCATTCTTGTAGAAGTTGGCGCCGAATTCAGCCATCTTGCTTCCGATAGCGGAACCTGTCAGGCTGCTGATATCATCGGGGCGATCCGTAATCTTTACGGTCATGGGAATCTTCTTCCCTTCACGAACCACATCAATCTTGACGTTCGACCCCACCTTGCCCTTGGAAATAGCCTGCTGGATTTGTGCAACATCCTGAAGGGGCTGCCCCTGGACACCCACAATCTGGTCACCGGCCACCATGCCTGCGGTAAAGCAACCGGAACCGGGATGCACGCCAATAACCTGGAGGGCCAAGTGATTTTCGAAAGTTCCCTTCTTGAAGGTAACACCAAGCCAGGGCACGGCACAGGCAAAGCTAACCGCACAAAGAATCAAAAATGCAAAATTGCGATTCATGACGCCTCGCCCACCTACTTCAGAGTCGTCACCTTGGGATTATGATTGTCGTAATCCTGCAGGGTGGCATAACCCGTTTCCTTGAGGGCGGCAGCCAGTTCCTTACGCATGGAATGAGCGGCCATCCAGCGGAATGCCACCACAGAATAGCACTGCACGGCATCCACACCCATCTTGATCAGGTCAAACACCTTGAAGCCATGGTCGATACCGCCGCATGCGATCACGCTCATCTGGGGGTAATGTTCGCGGATATACTTTACGTTCCATACCATGTTCTCGTACAGGGGGCGGCCAGACATGCCACCGCAATCTCCATCGGCGCGGAGGGGCGTCAAGTCTTCGAACTTGGTCTGTACGGGAAGTTCGCTAATCTTCTTGGTGGGGTAAGTGTTGCCCACCACCACACCGTTCACGCCGCAACGCACCAGCATATCCATGATGTTCACCAGATGGCGTTCAGAAAGGTCCGGGCTGATTTTAGCATAAACGGCCTTGCGCAAAGTCTGGGAATTGCGGAACTTCATGATTTCGCTGAAGATCTTTTCGGTGAGGGACAAGTCCATGTCTACGCGGGATTCACCGGTATTGGGGCAGCTCACGTTAATTTCTATGTAATCACCAGCCTTGTAGGCGATGGCAAAGCTTTCCACCACGTCCTTTAATTTATCTTCATCGTTGGTCAGGCCCGGAGTTTCGGCAACGGAAACACCGACACAGAGGCCAACCTTGTGGGCCTTGGCCAGCTGGGCGTCTACACGGCGGGCAATGACTTCGACACCTTCGTTATTCAGGCCCATGCTGTTATGAATGGCACGTTCCTCTTCGATGAAACCGACGCGGGGACGGTGGGTATTACCTTCGCGGAAGTTGCGGGTGGCAGTACCTACAGAAATACCGCCGAAACCCATATTGGCGTAGTCGCAAATGCGCTTGGCCGTCTTGTTGGCACCGGCTGCCAGAATGATGGGGCAACCGAAATACAGGGAATTGCTATGGTCCGGGAAAGTGACCACGCGCTTGAGGGTCTTGCTCAAGTCGGGGCGGCCGCTCATAAAGGGAATGATGGGAGCAAACCTGGCGGCATGCTTCAGGGAGTCATGACGGAATTCCGGATTGTTGTGGAAAATCTTGCGGATCATGGCCAACACGCGGTCGCCAAAGTTCAGGTAGTATTCGTGATTTACACAATTGAATGCCATAATTACACCTTTTAATCGCCTTTTTATAGTCAGCGTCAATTATTACGCCTTTTAAAATAGAAAATATAAAGGCCTGACACTGCGCCCCATTTTTCTTTACTATTTTCATGTGTGGTTAAATCAGGTCAAAAACGCTAACTATATAACAAGACTTATGGAACAGCAGATCAAGAAAGCTATCAAGGCAAAAATGCCCACCTATATTCAGCAACTGAGCAAGCTGGTGAGCATTCCCTCCATCAGTTTCGACAATTTTGACCAGAAGTATGTTCTGGAATCCGCCGAGGCCGTCAAGCAGATGTTCGCCGAAGCAGGTCTCACCAACATCCAGTTCCTGACTCCGGAAAGCGGCCGCCACACGGTCTATGCCGAAAGCCTGACCTCTCCGGACAAGCCCACCATCTTGTTGTACGCCCATCACGACGTGCAGCCCCCCATGCGCGAGGCCCTCTGGAACACCAAGCCTTTTGAAGCAACCGTCAGTGCCGACGGAGAACGTCTCTTTGGCCGCGGCACCGCCGACGACAAGGCCGGCATCATTATGCACCTGGCCGCCCTGGAACAGGTCCGCGCCCTTAAGAAGAACGACGGCCCTAACCTGAAGTTCATTATCGAAGGCGAAGAGGAATCCGGCAGCGCAGGTTTCGCAGGCATCCTTAAAAAGCATGCCGAACTTTTGAAGGCCGATGCCGTAATCATCGCCGACCTGGGCAACTTCGCCAAGGGCACGCCCTCCATTACCACCACCCTTCGCGGCATGAGCGCCGTATCCGTGGAACTGAAGGCAACGAAGGCTCCCCTCCATTCCGGCTCCTGGTCAGGCCCCATTCCCGACGTAGGTCAGGTCCTTTGCCGCATGATCGCGGAGCTGACCGACGGTACCGGCAAGATCTTGATTCCCGGCTTTGAAGACGGACTGGTTCCGCCCACCGCCGAAGACTTGGCCTCTTACAGGAGCCTGGGCATGACCGAAGAAATCTTCCGCAACGACGGCGGCGTCCTGGATGGCGTCAAGCTGAAGTGTTCCGAAGATGAAATTTTGACGACCCTGTGGCGCAAGCCTAGCCTGGTGGTTACCGCCATGGAAGTGGGCAGCCGCATGAACGCAGGAAACGTTCTGCAAGACAGCGCCTACGCCCGCATCGGCATCCGTCTGGCCCCCGGCATGGACGCCGACCGCTGCACCCAGCTGCTGGTGGACTTCCTGAAGCAGCACGTTCCTTATGGAATCCAGTGCAACATCGTTACCGAAGACGGCGCCAACCCCTTCGTCACAGACACAAGTCACCCCTTCTTCAAGAAGATGAGCGATGCCATGACCGCCGCCTACGAAAGCGAGACCAAGATTATCGGTTGCGGCGCCAGCATCCCCGGTGCAGAACTTTTCCGCAGCACCCTGGGCAACATCCCCGTGCTGATGACCGGTCTTGAAGACCCCGAATGTAACGCCCACGGCGAAAACGAAAGCCTTTACCTGCCCGACTTCGAAAAGGGTATCGTAGCAGAAACCTTGTTCTTTGGAGGCCTCTGCTAGAGGATCACTTATGAAAAAACGCTTGGTTGTTTTAACTGGTGCAGGAATTAGCGCGGAATCCGGACTCAGGACATTCCGCGGTAACGACGGCATGTGGGAACACGAAAACATCGACGACGTATGCACCCCCGAAGGTTACTACCGCGACCGCAAGCGCGTCAAGGATTTCTACAACTTCCTGCGCATGGGTCTCAAGGAACACCAGCCCAACGCCGCCCACTACGCCCTGGCAGAACTGGAAAACCGTCTTGGCGACGAATTCCTGCTGATTACCCAGAACGTAGACGACCTGCATGAACGCGCCGGCAGCCGCCAGGTGTTGCATATGCACGGCGACCTGATGCGCCTGACCTGCGAACGAGACCCCAGACACCAGTTCGTATTCAAGGGCGAAGAAACCATGAAGACCATCTGTCCCTTCTGCGGTGCCATGAGCCGTCCGGACATCGTGTTCTTCGGAGAAACCCCGCAGTACATGGAAGAAATCCAGCAGGCCCTGGAAGAATGCGAAGAGTTTGTCTACATTGGCACCAGCAGTGTGGTCTACCCCGCCGCCGGTTTCAAGAGCCTGGCCCATTCCTACGGAGCCAAGGTTACCTGTCTGAATTTGGAAGTCCCCGCCAGCGACCCCTACACCGATGTAAGCATCCAGGGCAAGGCCAGCGTCATTGTACCGGAATGGTGCAAGAACTTTAAATAATTTGTGGACGTCAAAAAGTTTCCGCTAACCGGTTTTTATAGACCGTAGCAGAAAGCGATATGATCCGCTTCGGAGTCCTGACTCCGGGGCGGTTTTTCGTTACCGCGGCAACGAGCCTGAGCGTCGGCGGAAAGCTTGGAGCAACGTTCGCATCGATCCGCAAAACGACAGCCAGACACAAAATCCTTGGGATGCGGCACAGAGCCCGGAATAGACTTCAGGTTCTTCATTTCGCTGTGACTTTCAGGAATGGCTGCCAGCAAGCCCTGGGTATAAGGATGCAGCGGATTGTTGATGACTTCACGGACAGGGCCCACTTCAACAATGCGGCCCGCATACATTACAGCCACGCGGTTGGCATACTGGGAAACGATACCCATGTTGTGGGTAATGAGCAGCACTGCGGTTCCAGTACTTTCGGCCATTTCCTTAAGCACCGCCAGAACCTGAGCCTGCACGGTCACGTCAAGAGCCGTAGTCGGTTCGTCGGCAATAATCAGCTTGGGCCTAGGCAGCAACGCCATCACGATGCAGACTCGCTGCAGCATACCCCCCGAAAGTTCATGAGGGTAAGAATTCAAGACACGATCCGGATCCGTAAAGCCGGCCAAGTTCAGCATGCGGCGAACTTCCGCTTCAGGGGCATCCTTCCCGGAGCCTACCATGGAA
This genomic stretch from Fibrobacter sp. UWH6 harbors:
- a CDS encoding ABC transporter ATP-binding protein encodes the protein MSNTVLSVKDLSVAFGAARLQVTDGVSFDIHAGEFFALVGESGCGKSVTAMSILRLLPQPSAKIVSGEVLFVPSAIKNASQGAFQNASQCVIPSDSEESCIDLSKLPLKELQKVRGSEIACIFQEPMQALNPVVTIKKQLLEVFKFSARARSMVGSGKDAPEAEVRRMLNLAGFTDPDRVLNSYPHELSGGMLQRVCIVMALLPRPKLIIADEPTTALDVTVQAQVLAVLKEMAESTGTAVLLITHNMGIVSQYANRVAVMYAGRIVEVGPVREVINNPLHPYTQGLLAAIPESHSEMKNLKSIPGSVPHPKDFVSGCRFADRCERCSKLSADAQARCRGNEKPPRSQDSEADHIAFCYGL
- a CDS encoding NAD-dependent deacylase, giving the protein MKKRLVVLTGAGISAESGLRTFRGNDGMWEHENIDDVCTPEGYYRDRKRVKDFYNFLRMGLKEHQPNAAHYALAELENRLGDEFLLITQNVDDLHERAGSRQVLHMHGDLMRLTCERDPRHQFVFKGEETMKTICPFCGAMSRPDIVFFGETPQYMEEIQQALEECEEFVYIGTSSVVYPAAGFKSLAHSYGAKVTCLNLEVPASDPYTDVSIQGKASVIVPEWCKNFK
- a CDS encoding dihydroorotate oxidase is translated as MAFNCVNHEYYLNFGDRVLAMIRKIFHNNPEFRHDSLKHAARFAPIIPFMSGRPDLSKTLKRVVTFPDHSNSLYFGCPIILAAGANKTAKRICDYANMGFGGISVGTATRNFREGNTHRPRVGFIEEERAIHNSMGLNNEGVEVIARRVDAQLAKAHKVGLCVGVSVAETPGLTNDEDKLKDVVESFAIAYKAGDYIEINVSCPNTGESRVDMDLSLTEKIFSEIMKFRNSQTLRKAVYAKISPDLSERHLVNIMDMLVRCGVNGVVVGNTYPTKKISELPVQTKFEDLTPLRADGDCGGMSGRPLYENMVWNVKYIREHYPQMSVIACGGIDHGFKVFDLIKMGVDAVQCYSVVAFRWMAAHSMRKELAAALKETGYATLQDYDNHNPKVTTLK
- a CDS encoding M20/M25/M40 family metallo-hydrolase; this translates as MEQQIKKAIKAKMPTYIQQLSKLVSIPSISFDNFDQKYVLESAEAVKQMFAEAGLTNIQFLTPESGRHTVYAESLTSPDKPTILLYAHHDVQPPMREALWNTKPFEATVSADGERLFGRGTADDKAGIIMHLAALEQVRALKKNDGPNLKFIIEGEEESGSAGFAGILKKHAELLKADAVIIADLGNFAKGTPSITTTLRGMSAVSVELKATKAPLHSGSWSGPIPDVGQVLCRMIAELTDGTGKILIPGFEDGLVPPTAEDLASYRSLGMTEEIFRNDGGVLDGVKLKCSEDEILTTLWRKPSLVVTAMEVGSRMNAGNVLQDSAYARIGIRLAPGMDADRCTQLLVDFLKQHVPYGIQCNIVTEDGANPFVTDTSHPFFKKMSDAMTAAYESETKIIGCGASIPGAELFRSTLGNIPVLMTGLEDPECNAHGENESLYLPDFEKGIVAETLFFGGLC
- a CDS encoding thioredoxin-like domain-containing protein; translation: MNRNFAFLILCAVSFACAVPWLGVTFKKGTFENHLALQVIGVHPGSGCFTAGMVAGDQIVGVQGQPLQDVAQIQQAISKGKVGSNVKIDVVREGKKIPMTVKITDRPDDISSLTGSAIGSKMAEFGANFYKNGEKRNAKPKATLLDFWATWCGPCRKTLPVLANVYGKYASKGLEVIGISNEDTKTLNAFYVQQHASPYPLYRDATQEMWRRYGIRAVPTLMLLDENGYIKRVWSGAPSQSMVEKLVVEVLNEAKN